A genomic region of uncultured Acidilobus sp. JCHS contains the following coding sequences:
- a CDS encoding putative protease, which translates to MRKTAAIAVILTIMAFSLMPALGVGPPTAPSGGPSPYGFRDAGPAPPNLTVTGVIYVPLRNLPLIFYYAQAVSAPGSPLYHRFLTPGQVRELFYPTQEFNETLAHLRSYGLRVLLTAADSIIVFQGQAWQVERAFGVRVDIFTNGSVSFYEDVGPVAKGPWAYPYVSNAAMLVFDRPQFLLTAREAAAVLSRLEGVNVSFPLQAYPMTALAQAYNATALYSQGFNGSGVTVGVLEFYGDPTLSQDLAYFDEEFGLPPANVTVVPIGSYNPNLGVITGWALEEDLDVEAVHSMAPGARIVVYVASGELPLSAAIAFIDGQDQVSVLGQSFGVPEAFLSSLGWSFFYYNVYLSDVYYALGAAEGITFVASSGDGGGMGYSAGPIGDVPYPASSPWVLAVGGTTTYISGDSSLQTAWSSMGFDQLLQALGGSTGGYSAVEPMPWWQEGVAPAPPQGFPYGRAVPDVAAQASLFPGSLMVGEGNQTLVVGGTSESAELVVGLLALLAQASGSRLGLIAPLLYGLYSSGDLDAFEPVAFGYNVPWTAGRGYNLVTGLGALNVGELAKYLEAGAGPASGPLAEVLVNGNYTAFMAPGQPVNVSVNVGGPYASNCSLEAYVISLEGVAASATMRYNSTLGLWEAELTAPSNASGVVYVEVRGECGGVAVRGLDEAFLGYFGSAVAPVPLYPYAPQLGMPVAVFPVSPMGNMSFSVAYNVTVLEYRPLNNTYGQVISVPAMGGNVTELHFNASPGYAVLWLRGPVYGFVPFFIGSSLQYYFMVLPQVFSQPGSAYPGGWVLIEGLPVPPVETLFIPSSEVSGAVFWAAAYGSNVTAELVAPNGTVLSEASLPMTYQGYYAGLLRVPQGLPPGYYLVVLRSSYNSTGAGMDIEGYGVGMIYVAPGLRASVQLFPSALPEGGGVEVMANITYPNGTPVRFGLFSATLLPAALTGLYENVSYSVEVPLQFSDGVWEAEAYLPGPSSIGNATYYEGSYGGEWAVVVTGEGAWGDQLPYSSAYAWLGRNVVYRGVNLTSGFEASGAVFEDVTIMYNGTISWSLMEGLVRVVSSRLTLSYVDSPGVIVAVNSNLTLRYSTASALILIDSRARLEYSDVGEVIVGPRSNVSVALSRVGKVVNGTAWSALTNAISQAELLGLSGLESMRPQHVTPRVITTTPIQGVTKTQQAAALREVRPGQGWTLTAAVALSLVALAVMIAALTLTRRKS; encoded by the coding sequence TTGAGGAAGACGGCTGCAATTGCAGTGATTCTGACCATCATGGCGTTCTCGCTCATGCCAGCGCTGGGCGTTGGGCCCCCTACTGCTCCTTCTGGGGGGCCTTCTCCTTACGGCTTCAGGGACGCGGGCCCAGCGCCTCCTAACCTGACGGTCACAGGCGTCATCTACGTGCCCCTGAGGAACCTGCCGCTGATCTTCTATTACGCCCAGGCCGTCAGCGCCCCGGGCTCGCCCCTCTACCACAGGTTCCTGACCCCAGGCCAGGTCAGGGAACTGTTCTACCCAACCCAGGAGTTCAATGAGACGCTGGCGCACCTCAGGTCGTATGGCCTGAGGGTCCTGCTGACGGCGGCCGACTCAATTATAGTCTTCCAGGGACAGGCGTGGCAGGTCGAGAGGGCCTTTGGGGTCAGGGTCGACATCTTCACTAACGGCTCCGTCTCGTTCTACGAGGACGTTGGGCCTGTCGCCAAGGGCCCCTGGGCCTACCCCTACGTCTCAAACGCCGCCATGCTGGTCTTCGACAGGCCCCAGTTCCTCCTCACGGCCCGCGAGGCCGCTGCCGTACTCTCAAGGCTTGAGGGGGTCAACGTCTCCTTCCCCCTCCAGGCTTACCCAATGACGGCCCTGGCCCAGGCCTACAACGCCACTGCCCTCTACTCCCAGGGCTTCAACGGGAGCGGGGTGACGGTAGGCGTCCTCGAGTTCTACGGTGACCCCACCCTGTCCCAGGACCTGGCCTACTTCGACGAGGAGTTCGGCCTCCCGCCGGCCAACGTGACCGTTGTGCCGATAGGGAGCTACAACCCCAACCTGGGAGTCATAACTGGCTGGGCCCTTGAGGAGGACCTCGACGTTGAGGCCGTACACTCAATGGCCCCAGGGGCAAGGATCGTAGTCTACGTGGCCAGCGGCGAGCTACCCCTCTCGGCGGCCATAGCCTTCATCGACGGGCAGGACCAGGTCTCCGTGCTGGGCCAGAGCTTCGGCGTGCCCGAGGCGTTCCTGTCAAGCCTGGGCTGGTCCTTCTTCTACTATAACGTCTACCTCTCAGACGTCTACTACGCCCTGGGGGCGGCTGAGGGCATAACGTTCGTGGCCTCCAGCGGCGACGGCGGGGGCATGGGCTACAGCGCCGGGCCAATAGGGGACGTGCCCTACCCGGCCTCGTCACCCTGGGTGTTAGCGGTAGGGGGGACCACTACGTATATCAGCGGCGACAGCAGCCTTCAGACCGCCTGGTCCTCCATGGGCTTCGACCAGCTGCTCCAGGCCCTCGGGGGCAGCACTGGCGGTTACAGCGCTGTTGAGCCCATGCCCTGGTGGCAGGAGGGCGTAGCTCCAGCGCCTCCCCAGGGCTTCCCCTACGGCAGGGCCGTGCCCGACGTGGCCGCCCAGGCCAGCCTCTTCCCCGGGAGCCTGATGGTGGGGGAGGGCAACCAGACCCTCGTCGTGGGCGGCACGAGCGAGTCAGCTGAGCTCGTTGTGGGCCTCCTGGCCCTGCTGGCCCAGGCCTCAGGCTCGAGGCTTGGCCTCATAGCGCCCCTGCTCTACGGGCTCTACTCCTCAGGGGACCTCGACGCCTTTGAGCCTGTCGCCTTCGGCTACAACGTCCCCTGGACCGCCGGGAGGGGCTACAACCTCGTGACCGGCCTCGGGGCCCTCAACGTTGGCGAGCTGGCCAAGTACCTTGAGGCCGGGGCGGGACCCGCCAGCGGCCCCCTGGCAGAGGTCCTGGTCAACGGCAACTACACCGCCTTCATGGCCCCAGGCCAGCCAGTTAACGTCAGCGTTAACGTGGGCGGGCCCTACGCCTCCAACTGCTCTCTAGAGGCTTATGTCATAAGCCTTGAGGGGGTGGCGGCCTCGGCGACCATGAGGTACAACTCTACTCTTGGCCTCTGGGAGGCGGAGCTGACGGCGCCTTCCAATGCGTCAGGGGTGGTCTACGTTGAGGTCAGGGGCGAGTGCGGTGGGGTCGCCGTCAGGGGCCTTGACGAGGCCTTCCTCGGCTACTTCGGCTCGGCGGTGGCCCCGGTCCCCCTCTACCCCTACGCCCCCCAGCTCGGCATGCCTGTGGCCGTGTTCCCGGTGTCCCCCATGGGCAACATGTCGTTTTCGGTAGCCTACAACGTGACCGTGCTCGAGTACAGGCCCCTCAACAACACCTACGGCCAAGTCATTTCAGTGCCGGCTATGGGCGGCAACGTCACCGAGCTCCACTTCAACGCCTCCCCCGGCTACGCCGTGCTCTGGCTTAGGGGGCCCGTCTACGGCTTCGTCCCCTTCTTCATAGGGTCCTCGCTCCAGTACTACTTCATGGTGCTCCCCCAGGTCTTCTCCCAGCCCGGCTCAGCCTACCCAGGCGGGTGGGTCCTCATAGAGGGCCTGCCGGTTCCGCCCGTGGAGACGCTCTTCATTCCCTCTAGCGAGGTAAGCGGGGCCGTCTTCTGGGCGGCCGCCTACGGCTCCAACGTGACGGCTGAGCTCGTGGCCCCCAACGGCACAGTCCTCAGCGAGGCGAGCCTACCTATGACGTACCAGGGCTACTACGCCGGCCTCCTGAGGGTCCCCCAGGGCCTGCCTCCCGGCTACTACCTGGTGGTCCTCAGGTCCTCCTACAACTCCACCGGGGCAGGCATGGACATAGAGGGCTACGGCGTTGGGATGATATACGTGGCCCCCGGGCTCAGGGCCTCCGTTCAGCTGTTCCCCTCCGCCCTGCCCGAGGGGGGAGGGGTGGAGGTCATGGCGAACATAACTTACCCCAACGGCACGCCCGTTAGGTTTGGCCTCTTCTCGGCCACTCTGCTCCCGGCCGCCCTCACGGGGCTCTACGAGAACGTCAGCTACTCTGTGGAGGTCCCGCTGCAGTTCAGCGACGGCGTCTGGGAGGCCGAGGCGTACCTGCCGGGCCCCTCGTCAATTGGCAACGCCACTTACTACGAGGGCTCCTACGGGGGAGAGTGGGCCGTCGTGGTCACGGGCGAGGGCGCCTGGGGTGACCAGCTGCCCTACTCCTCGGCCTACGCCTGGCTGGGCAGGAACGTCGTTTACCGGGGGGTTAACCTGACCTCAGGCTTCGAGGCCAGCGGGGCCGTGTTCGAGGACGTGACGATAATGTACAATGGGACCATATCGTGGAGCCTCATGGAGGGCTTGGTCAGGGTGGTCTCGAGCAGGCTCACGCTGTCCTACGTTGACTCACCGGGCGTGATAGTGGCAGTTAACAGCAACCTAACGCTCAGGTACTCAACGGCCTCAGCCCTGATACTGATAGATAGCAGGGCCAGGCTGGAGTACTCTGACGTAGGGGAGGTCATAGTGGGCCCTCGCTCCAACGTGAGCGTGGCTCTCTCAAGGGTGGGCAAGGTCGTTAACGGGACCGCCTGGAGCGCCCTGACGAACGCGATATCCCAGGCCGAGCTCCTGGGCCTCAGCGGCCTGGAGTCCATGAGGCCCCAGCACGTGACCCCGAGGGTGATAACGACCACCCCTATTCAGGGCGTAACTAAGACTCAACAGGCGGCCGCCCTGAGGGAGGTGAGGCCTGGGCAGGGCTGGACGCTCACGGCGGCCGTGGCCTTATCGCTGGTAGCCCTGGCGGTAATGATAGCAGCCCTCACGCTCACCAGGAGGAAGTCCTAG